The sequence CCGAGGACCAGCTCCGTGCCGTGCGTCAGCCGGACGGACAACAGGCAGCGGATGAAGCAGCCGACCCCGTCCACCCGGAGCAGGGCGCGCACGCCGAGCCGGTGGACGCGTTCCTCGGGCAGGCCGAGGGCGGCGTCGGGCAGGTTGCAGCCGAAGTCGATGCGGTTCTCGTCGGCGAGCGCGTCGCCGCAGCACGCGCAGGTGGGGAGGTGCGTGGTCACCCGGGCAGCGTAGGCCACCGTTACGAGGTGCCTCCGCGCAGCCGTTCGCGGACCTTCTCCACCACGTCCGCGTAGCGGGCCTCGGCGCCGTACCGGGTCGGCTCGTAGTACCGCTTGCCCTGGATCTCGTCCGGCGCGTACTGCTGCGCGGCGATCGCGCCCGGCACGTCGTGCGGGTACACGTACCCCTGCGCGTGGCCCAGCTTGGCCGCGCCCTTGTAGTGGCCGTCCCGCAGGTGCGTCGGGACGGAGCCGGCGAGGCCTGCCCGTACGTCGGCCAGCGCCGCGCCGATCGCGGTCGTGGCGGTGTTCGACTTCGGGGCCAGCGCCAGCGCGATCGTGGCGTGCGAGAGGGTCAGCGCCGCCTCCGGGAAGCCGATCATCGCCACCGCCTGGGCCGCGGCCACCGCGATCGGCAGGGCCGTCGGGTCCGCCAGGCCGATGTCCTCGCTCGCGGAGATCATCAGGCGACGGGCGATGAACCGGGGGTCCTCACCGGCCTCGATCATCCGGGCCAGGTAGTGCAGGGCGGCGTCCACGTCCGAGCCTCGGATCGACTTGATCAGCGCGCTGGCCACGTCGTAGTGCTGGTCGCCGTCCTTGTCGTACCGGACGGCCGCCCGGTCGACCGCCTCCTCCAACGTCTGCAGGGAGATCTCGTCCTCGCCCTTGGCGATGGCCGACCCGGCGCCCGCCTCCAGCGCGGTCAGGGCCCGCCGGGCGTCGCCGCCGGCGATCCGCAGCAGGTGCGCCTCGGCGTCCTCCGGGAGGGTGACGGCCCCGCCCAGGCCCCGCTCCTCGGTGAGCGCGCGCCGCATCAGGGCGCTCAGATCCTCGTCCGTCAGCGGTTCCAGCGTCAGCAGCAGCGAGCGCGACAGCAACGGGGAGATGATCGAGAAGTACGGGTTCTCGGTGGTGGCCGCGATCAGCGTCACCCAGCGGTTCTCGACGGCGGGGAGGAGCGAGTCCTGCTGGGCCTTGCTGAAGCGGTGGATCTCGTCGAGGAAGAGGACGGTCTCCTTGCCGTAGCCGCCGGCCGCGCGCTTGGCGCCCTCGATGACGGCCCGTACCTCTTTGACGCCCGCGGTGATGGCGGACAGTTCCACGAAACGCTTCTGCGTGGCCTGGCTGACCACGTAGGCCAGGGTGGTCTTCCCGATGCCGGGCGGACCCCAGAGGATCACCGAGGAGGCGCCGGCCGGACCGCCGG comes from Streptomyces virginiae and encodes:
- a CDS encoding replication-associated recombination protein A — protein: MEPDLFTAAAEDRQEKDPASSPLAVRMRPRTLDEVVGQQHLLKPGSPLRRLVGEGAGGPAGASSVILWGPPGIGKTTLAYVVSQATQKRFVELSAITAGVKEVRAVIEGAKRAAGGYGKETVLFLDEIHRFSKAQQDSLLPAVENRWVTLIAATTENPYFSIISPLLSRSLLLTLEPLTDEDLSALMRRALTEERGLGGAVTLPEDAEAHLLRIAGGDARRALTALEAGAGSAIAKGEDEISLQTLEEAVDRAAVRYDKDGDQHYDVASALIKSIRGSDVDAALHYLARMIEAGEDPRFIARRLMISASEDIGLADPTALPIAVAAAQAVAMIGFPEAALTLSHATIALALAPKSNTATTAIGAALADVRAGLAGSVPTHLRDGHYKGAAKLGHAQGYVYPHDVPGAIAAQQYAPDEIQGKRYYEPTRYGAEARYADVVEKVRERLRGGTS